The Thermococcus sp. M39 genome window below encodes:
- the porB gene encoding pyruvate synthase subunit PorB, with product MAVRKPPITTREYRAPGHAACAGCGCAIIMRLATKAFSEAMEEKYGDPNAFAIAHATGCMEVVSAVFPYTAWKAPWVHVAFENAAAVASGIEAAWKKLGYKGKILAFAGDGGTADIGLQALSGMLERRHNVVYIMYDNEAYMNTGIQRSSSTPYGAWTTTSPPGKYSIGEDKPKKWVALIAAAHMIPYVATASIADPYDLYRKVKKAALVDGPAFLQIHGPCVPGWRIPPEKTVEVAKLAIETGVWPLFEIENGDIRNIKFQRFPKDGKFKKPIEEYLKLQGRFKHLFKRPEAIQELKEQIKAMWRVLGKEVELP from the coding sequence ATGGCTGTAAGAAAACCCCCTATCACAACTCGCGAGTACCGGGCACCTGGTCACGCTGCATGTGCTGGATGTGGATGTGCAATAATCATGCGCTTAGCTACTAAAGCATTTAGCGAAGCTATGGAAGAGAAGTACGGCGATCCAAATGCTTTTGCAATAGCTCACGCAACTGGATGTATGGAAGTTGTCTCCGCAGTCTTCCCATACACAGCTTGGAAGGCTCCATGGGTTCATGTGGCATTCGAAAACGCTGCCGCTGTTGCAAGTGGAATTGAAGCAGCATGGAAGAAGCTCGGTTACAAGGGCAAGATCTTAGCATTTGCTGGAGATGGTGGTACAGCTGATATAGGATTACAAGCACTCTCTGGAATGCTCGAGAGAAGACACAACGTTGTTTACATCATGTATGACAATGAGGCTTACATGAATACTGGTATTCAGAGGTCATCATCAACACCATACGGAGCATGGACAACAACCTCACCACCTGGAAAGTACTCAATAGGTGAGGACAAGCCGAAGAAGTGGGTCGCTCTAATAGCGGCAGCACACATGATTCCATACGTCGCAACAGCAAGCATTGCAGACCCATACGACCTCTATAGAAAAGTTAAGAAGGCAGCATTGGTTGATGGTCCGGCATTCCTCCAGATACATGGTCCATGTGTCCCAGGATGGCGTATTCCACCAGAGAAGACAGTTGAAGTTGCAAAATTAGCAATTGAGACAGGTGTCTGGCCACTCTTTGAAATCGAGAATGGAGACATAAGAAACATCAAGTTCCAGAGATTCCCCAAGGATGGAAAGTTCAAGAAGCCAATTGAAGAGTATCTCAAGCTCCAGGGAAGATTCAAGCACTTATTCAAGAGACCAGAGGCAATACAAGAACTCAAGGAGCAGATTAAAGCAATGTGGAGAGTTCTTGGAAAAGAAGTTGAGCTTCCTTGA
- a CDS encoding ADP-dependent ribose-1-phosphate kinase: protein MFDVVAIGNLNYDIIMLVDRFPEFHEKIPARDAYFGLGGAAGNTATWLANMGLKVGFIGAVGKDEIGEAHINFFKKIGVDVKGIKIVDVPSGVAVAIIKGEDKRIVKYLGANAYRELDFEYLAKTRHIHLSSNPKKLIIDAVNFAYEHGITISLDIGEAKIPDEIEGKITYLLMNEDEFKRKFGSLEKITEVKAKNVIITLNGGGALVRDENGEVFEIRGLSAEVVDSTGAGDSFDAGLIYGVLKGWSLRDAAKLGMLLAYLTVQKVGARSAVVPLEEIKKKAEELELNLPF from the coding sequence ATGTTTGACGTGGTTGCAATAGGCAACCTCAACTACGACATAATAATGCTCGTTGACCGCTTTCCAGAATTCCACGAAAAGATACCAGCAAGAGATGCCTACTTTGGGCTCGGAGGAGCAGCAGGAAATACAGCAACATGGCTAGCTAATATGGGTCTTAAAGTGGGATTCATAGGAGCTGTAGGAAAAGACGAAATTGGAGAGGCTCATATAAACTTCTTCAAAAAGATTGGTGTTGATGTAAAAGGCATAAAAATCGTTGATGTCCCCTCAGGTGTTGCCGTGGCAATAATAAAAGGCGAAGACAAGAGAATCGTGAAGTATTTAGGAGCCAACGCATACAGAGAGCTTGATTTTGAATATTTAGCTAAGACAAGACACATCCATCTTTCATCAAATCCAAAAAAGCTCATCATTGATGCAGTGAACTTTGCCTATGAGCATGGAATTACGATCTCACTTGACATTGGAGAAGCAAAAATCCCAGATGAAATTGAAGGGAAGATAACATATCTGCTCATGAATGAGGACGAATTTAAGAGGAAATTTGGAAGCTTGGAGAAGATTACGGAGGTTAAAGCAAAAAACGTAATTATAACGCTGAATGGCGGCGGTGCTTTAGTAAGAGATGAAAACGGGGAAGTATTTGAGATCAGAGGGCTTAGTGCAGAAGTCGTTGATTCTACAGGTGCAGGGGATTCCTTCGATGCTGGACTCATTTACGGAGTCCTCAAAGGCTGGAGTTTGAGAGATGCCGCAAAGCTCGGAATGCTTCTGGCTTATCTCACTGTCCAGAAAGTTGGTGCAAGGAGTGCCGTGGTTCCTCTTGAAGAGATAAAGAAGAAAGCGGAAGAACTAGAACTCAACCTGCCTTTCTAA
- a CDS encoding 3-methyl-2-oxobutanoate dehydrogenase subunit beta, translating to MEIPENVKKRLSIPFEENFFAGHTACQGCGAALGLRYVLKAYGKKTILAIPACCSTIIAGPWPYSAINANLFHTAFETTGAVISGIEAALKAKGYKVKGEDGIMVVGWAGDGGTADIGLQALSGFLERGHDALYIMYDNEAYMNTGIQRSSSTPYGAWTTNTPGGKRHFVEKRHKKKVIDIVIAHKIPYAATASIAFPEDFIRKLKKAQKIPGPSFIQLFAPCPTGWRSPTDKSIEIARLAVQTAYFPLFEYENGKYKINMPNPKKEPKPIEEFLKLQGRFKYMTKEDIEILQEWVLREWEELKKKAEIFG from the coding sequence ATGGAGATTCCAGAGAATGTTAAGAAGAGATTGAGCATACCTTTTGAGGAGAATTTCTTTGCTGGACACACTGCATGCCAAGGTTGTGGTGCTGCTCTTGGACTGAGATACGTCCTCAAGGCTTATGGAAAGAAGACTATCCTTGCAATTCCAGCTTGCTGTTCAACAATCATAGCTGGACCTTGGCCATACTCAGCTATTAACGCTAACCTCTTCCACACAGCTTTCGAGACTACAGGTGCTGTTATAAGCGGGATTGAAGCTGCTTTAAAGGCTAAGGGATACAAGGTCAAGGGCGAAGATGGAATAATGGTCGTAGGCTGGGCTGGAGATGGTGGAACTGCTGACATTGGACTGCAGGCATTGAGCGGATTCCTTGAGAGAGGGCACGATGCATTATACATCATGTATGACAATGAGGCTTACATGAATACTGGTATTCAGAGGTCATCATCAACACCATACGGAGCATGGACTACAAACACACCTGGAGGAAAGAGGCACTTTGTTGAGAAGAGACACAAGAAGAAGGTTATTGACATCGTTATCGCTCACAAGATACCTTATGCAGCAACGGCAAGCATTGCATTCCCAGAGGACTTCATAAGGAAGCTCAAGAAAGCCCAGAAGATACCAGGGCCGAGCTTCATCCAGCTCTTTGCACCATGTCCAACGGGCTGGAGAAGCCCAACAGATAAGAGCATCGAGATTGCTAGATTAGCTGTTCAGACAGCATACTTCCCGCTCTTCGAATACGAGAATGGCAAGTACAAGATAAACATGCCAAATCCAAAGAAGGAGCCAAAGCCAATTGAAGAGTTCCTTAAGCTCCAGGGAAGATTCAAGTACATGACGAAGGAGGACATTGAAATACTTCAAGAATGGGTGCTTAGAGAATGGGAAGAGCTTAAGAAGAAAGCCGAGATCTTCGGCTGA
- a CDS encoding DUF2110 family protein produces the protein MKELVILEKIYGDRSGFEKLNRKLKSLIGDLEVEWKIAITQKQWVKIRLEGEDEEISANLIREEFGEVPYKLSNVKEGQIYKGRFIDLGKVGYGVYVDIGIFSPTPKDALIPLYYLKREFGEKPARQMIREFGWIDYLPVEVRIERVEFGAREVEAHFTEKQLKRIKSWISDGYDKLFIVGTISEKVEEALIKTGHSRDVKRLEELGLMETLLVLKKGTQAPGIIKEIGPYIKSAVIGAIKFEQ, from the coding sequence ATGAAAGAACTGGTGATTTTAGAGAAGATTTATGGAGACAGGAGCGGTTTTGAAAAGCTCAACCGAAAATTGAAGTCGTTAATTGGAGATTTGGAAGTTGAATGGAAGATAGCAATTACCCAGAAGCAGTGGGTCAAGATTAGGCTTGAAGGGGAAGATGAAGAAATATCTGCCAACTTAATAAGGGAAGAGTTTGGAGAAGTTCCTTACAAGCTCAGCAATGTAAAAGAGGGACAAATCTATAAGGGAAGGTTCATTGACTTAGGTAAGGTTGGCTATGGGGTTTACGTTGATATAGGGATATTCTCTCCAACACCAAAAGATGCCCTAATTCCGCTCTACTACTTGAAGAGGGAATTTGGGGAAAAGCCTGCGAGGCAGATGATTAGAGAATTTGGATGGATTGACTATCTGCCCGTTGAGGTTAGAATTGAGAGAGTTGAATTTGGAGCGAGGGAAGTCGAAGCACACTTTACAGAAAAACAGCTGAAGAGAATTAAGTCCTGGATAAGCGATGGATATGACAAGCTTTTCATTGTAGGAACAATAAGTGAAAAAGTTGAAGAAGCACTGATAAAAACCGGACATTCAAGGGACGTCAAAAGACTGGAAGAACTTGGCCTCATGGAAACCCTCTTGGTTCTAAAAAAAGGAACACAAGCTCCGGGAATAATAAAGGAAATCGGACCATACATAAAGTCTGCGGTAATTGGGGCAATTAAGTTTGAGCAATGA
- a CDS encoding ABC transporter ATP-binding protein, whose translation MYAIEVSELRKSYPKKIPLPFRKVEWIEAVKGISFKVKRGELFGLLGPNGAGKTTTIKMLTTLLEPSGGTAKILGYDIRKDAREIRKRINLVAEGERTLYWRLSAYENLKYFARIYYVPKSEENERIESLLKLVGLWERKDDLVMNYSRGMKQRLAIAKALINDPEVLFLDEPTLGLDVQSAIFVREFIRKLVDEQKKTVLLTTHYMAEAEELCDRIAIIDHGKIIALDTPEGLKKLVRGEDVVEIKVKEFSAQKLKDLPWKLAVIKEDVERGITMLRGQINEEDLPKVVELLVKSGARILSVEQKEPTLEDVFIKLTGRALRD comes from the coding sequence ATGTATGCAATTGAGGTCAGTGAACTCAGAAAAAGCTATCCCAAGAAAATTCCATTGCCCTTTAGAAAAGTTGAATGGATTGAAGCTGTTAAGGGGATTAGCTTTAAAGTCAAAAGAGGGGAACTCTTTGGACTTTTAGGGCCCAATGGAGCTGGAAAAACAACTACAATTAAAATGCTTACAACTCTGCTGGAGCCAAGTGGAGGGACAGCAAAAATTCTCGGATATGATATTAGAAAAGATGCGAGAGAGATTAGGAAAAGGATTAATTTGGTTGCTGAAGGAGAGAGAACTCTTTACTGGCGCTTATCAGCATATGAGAACTTGAAATATTTTGCAAGGATTTACTATGTCCCCAAGAGCGAGGAGAATGAGCGAATTGAAAGTCTTTTGAAGCTCGTTGGGTTGTGGGAGAGGAAAGATGATTTGGTAATGAACTACTCTCGAGGAATGAAACAAAGGCTAGCTATAGCAAAAGCTCTAATAAATGACCCTGAAGTTCTCTTTCTTGACGAGCCTACTTTGGGACTTGATGTTCAAAGTGCAATCTTTGTGCGAGAATTCATAAGAAAGCTTGTTGACGAGCAGAAAAAGACTGTTCTCTTGACAACCCACTACATGGCGGAGGCTGAAGAGCTCTGTGATAGAATTGCAATAATTGATCATGGAAAAATAATTGCTCTCGACACTCCAGAAGGCTTGAAAAAGCTTGTAAGAGGAGAGGATGTTGTTGAAATAAAGGTCAAAGAGTTTTCAGCTCAAAAGCTGAAGGATCTTCCTTGGAAGCTTGCTGTCATAAAGGAAGATGTCGAGAGAGGAATAACAATGCTTAGAGGTCAAATTAATGAAGAGGATTTGCCAAAAGTTGTTGAGCTTTTAGTAAAGAGCGGTGCGAGAATTTTAAGCGTTGAGCAGAAGGAGCCAACTCTTGAGGATGTTTTCATAAAACTTACAGGCAGAGCGCTGAGGGATTGA
- a CDS encoding ABC transporter permease, whose product MAVTEELRALYGVAAKSWRIFLSYKLWMISDIMLGFFFVGQALLIGIGLTGQRNSPALQQMTGYSDYLTFAVLGFMVLGFGLTFMGGFVWSIVDELYAGTLEYSFAAPMRRITFFLGNVLVRIFLSFVYMAVYIPLFVIVFGVHIDLVGFLKGLPVLLLGTVGMIGLGMTAAGIVLYLKDPGPFINILEMLVFALSGAMYPVKILPKPLQLLAQAMPYAPTSEAVRKVVAFGYLNSINEITYLVFISTLYALLGYLAYKWSEKQAKIVGLKSY is encoded by the coding sequence ATGGCGGTTACTGAAGAGCTGAGAGCGCTCTATGGAGTGGCAGCGAAGAGCTGGCGAATCTTTTTGAGCTACAAGCTTTGGATGATCAGCGATATAATGCTCGGCTTCTTCTTCGTGGGACAGGCTTTGCTCATAGGAATTGGCTTAACAGGACAGAGAAACTCACCTGCTCTGCAGCAGATGACGGGCTATTCTGACTATTTGACCTTTGCAGTGCTTGGCTTCATGGTTCTTGGCTTTGGCCTAACTTTCATGGGCGGCTTTGTGTGGAGCATTGTTGATGAACTCTACGCTGGAACTCTTGAATACTCTTTTGCGGCTCCAATGAGGAGGATAACGTTCTTTCTGGGTAACGTTTTAGTCAGAATTTTTCTGTCGTTCGTTTATATGGCAGTCTACATTCCGCTCTTTGTTATCGTGTTTGGCGTTCACATAGATTTGGTTGGTTTTCTTAAGGGCCTACCAGTCCTTCTCCTTGGGACTGTAGGAATGATTGGCCTTGGAATGACTGCTGCGGGAATTGTGCTTTACTTAAAAGACCCTGGGCCGTTCATAAACATCTTAGAAATGCTCGTTTTTGCCTTGAGTGGAGCAATGTATCCAGTAAAAATCCTTCCAAAGCCTCTACAGCTCCTAGCCCAAGCAATGCCGTATGCTCCAACGAGTGAAGCAGTAAGGAAGGTTGTTGCTTTTGGATATTTAAACTCAATTAATGAAATAACATATCTCGTCTTTATCTCAACACTATATGCTCTGCTTGGCTATCTCGCGTATAAATGGAGTGAAAAGCAGGCAAAAATAGTTGGGTTAAAGAGCTATTAG
- the porA gene encoding pyruvate ferredoxin oxidoreductase: MPKKVVSGNYAAAYAAKHARVEVVAAYPITPQTSIIEKIAEFIANGEADIQYVPVESEHSAMAACIGAAAAGARAFTATSAQGLALMHEMLHWASGARLPIVMVNVNRAMAPPWSVWDDQTDSLAQRDTGWMQFYAENNQEVYDGVLMAFKVAEHKKVNLPVMVIESAFILSHTYDIVDMPPQEEIDEFLPPREPLYTLLDFDNPIAVGALATPADYYEFRYKIEKAMEEARKVIKEVGKEFGERFGRDYSQMIELYKTDDAEFVFMGMGSLMGTVKEAVDLLRKEGYKVGAAKVRWFRPFPKEELYELAKNVEGIAVLDRNFSFGQEGILFNEAKGVLYNTDAHPIMKNYIVGLGGRDFTVSDIKVIAKNMKEIIEKGKLDREIEWYHLKR; the protein is encoded by the coding sequence ATGCCGAAGAAGGTTGTGAGTGGAAACTACGCAGCCGCTTACGCTGCAAAGCATGCGAGAGTTGAGGTTGTTGCTGCTTATCCAATTACTCCGCAAACATCAATCATCGAGAAGATTGCTGAATTCATAGCTAACGGTGAGGCTGACATACAATACGTACCTGTTGAGAGCGAGCACTCAGCTATGGCTGCTTGTATAGGTGCCGCTGCTGCTGGTGCGAGAGCTTTCACTGCCACATCAGCTCAAGGTCTAGCTTTAATGCACGAGATGCTCCACTGGGCAAGCGGAGCTAGATTGCCAATAGTCATGGTTAACGTCAACAGAGCAATGGCTCCACCGTGGAGCGTTTGGGACGACCAAACTGACAGCTTAGCTCAAAGAGATACTGGCTGGATGCAGTTCTATGCTGAGAACAACCAAGAAGTTTACGACGGAGTTCTGATGGCATTTAAAGTCGCTGAGCACAAGAAAGTAAACCTCCCAGTTATGGTTATTGAGAGTGCTTTCATATTGAGCCACACCTATGACATTGTAGACATGCCTCCGCAAGAGGAAATTGATGAGTTCTTGCCACCAAGGGAGCCATTGTACACATTGTTGGACTTTGACAATCCAATTGCCGTCGGTGCTTTGGCGACTCCAGCTGATTACTATGAGTTCAGATACAAGATTGAGAAGGCAATGGAAGAGGCAAGAAAAGTCATCAAAGAGGTTGGCAAAGAGTTTGGAGAGAGATTTGGTAGAGACTACTCTCAAATGATTGAGCTCTACAAGACAGATGACGCAGAGTTTGTCTTTATGGGAATGGGTTCACTCATGGGAACAGTCAAAGAAGCAGTTGACCTGCTCAGAAAAGAGGGATACAAGGTTGGTGCAGCTAAAGTGAGATGGTTCAGACCCTTCCCGAAGGAGGAGCTTTATGAATTGGCTAAGAACGTTGAAGGAATTGCAGTCCTTGATAGAAACTTCTCCTTTGGACAGGAAGGGATACTCTTCAACGAGGCTAAGGGTGTCTTATACAACACTGATGCTCACCCAATAATGAAGAACTACATCGTTGGACTTGGCGGCAGAGACTTCACGGTCAGTGACATCAAGGTAATAGCAAAGAACATGAAAGAGATAATCGAGAAGGGCAAGCTCGATAGAGAGATTGAGTGGTATCATCTCAAGAGGTGA
- the porD gene encoding pyruvate synthase subunit PorD yields the protein MAESPFKADIERAQKELTEKMTPGAIAYIPGSSVINKTGSWRVFKPEFNKDKCVRCFLCYTYCPEPAIYLDEENYPVFDYDYCKGCGICANECPTKAITMVREVK from the coding sequence ATGGCTGAAAGTCCGTTTAAGGCCGATATTGAAAGAGCCCAGAAGGAGCTGACTGAAAAAATGACACCAGGAGCAATTGCATACATTCCTGGAAGCAGCGTAATCAACAAGACTGGTTCTTGGAGAGTCTTCAAGCCTGAGTTTAACAAGGACAAGTGTGTAAGATGCTTCTTGTGCTACACTTACTGTCCAGAGCCAGCTATCTACTTAGATGAAGAGAACTACCCAGTTTTTGACTACGACTATTGTAAGGGTTGTGGCATTTGTGCAAATGAGTGTCCAACTAAGGCAATTACAATGGTTAGAGAAGTTAAGTGA
- a CDS encoding Mrp/NBP35 family ATP-binding protein, with product MTIKTPPSFNVPGLGVDPLTQRIKEKEKKWKYKIAVLSGKGGVGKSTVAVNLAAALAKLGYSVGVLDADVHGPNIAKMLGVEKAEILAEKVDDHFEMIPPTADFMGQVTPIKVMSMGMMVPEDQPIIWRGPLVTKALKQLLGDVKWGELDFMIIDFPPGTGDQILTVVQTIQLDAAIVVTTPQEVALLDTGKAVNMMKQMEVPYIAVVENMSYLLCPHCGNKIDLFGEGGGEKLAKKEGVEFLGKIPIDLKAREASDLGIPIVLYEDTPAAKAFMEITQKLVKKLEEMKKEE from the coding sequence ATGACAATAAAAACTCCTCCCTCATTTAATGTGCCTGGGTTGGGTGTTGACCCGTTAACCCAGAGGATTAAGGAGAAGGAAAAGAAGTGGAAGTACAAGATAGCTGTTCTCAGTGGTAAAGGTGGTGTTGGTAAATCAACGGTAGCTGTTAATTTGGCAGCAGCTTTAGCTAAGCTTGGTTATTCTGTAGGTGTTTTAGATGCTGACGTTCATGGCCCAAACATAGCTAAAATGCTCGGCGTTGAGAAGGCTGAAATCTTGGCTGAAAAAGTGGATGACCACTTCGAAATGATTCCACCAACAGCTGATTTTATGGGTCAAGTGACACCAATTAAAGTCATGAGCATGGGCATGATGGTTCCGGAAGATCAGCCAATCATTTGGAGGGGTCCACTTGTTACAAAAGCACTCAAGCAGCTTTTGGGTGATGTGAAGTGGGGTGAGCTTGACTTTATGATAATTGACTTTCCACCAGGAACTGGGGACCAAATCCTAACAGTAGTTCAGACTATTCAGCTTGATGCTGCTATCGTTGTTACAACACCTCAAGAGGTTGCTCTGCTAGATACGGGGAAGGCTGTAAACATGATGAAGCAGATGGAAGTGCCATACATTGCTGTTGTTGAGAACATGAGCTATCTCCTTTGCCCCCACTGTGGAAACAAGATTGACCTCTTTGGTGAAGGCGGTGGGGAAAAGCTTGCCAAAAAAGAAGGCGTTGAATTTCTTGGAAAAATACCGATTGACTTAAAGGCAAGGGAAGCAAGTGATTTGGGAATTCCAATCGTTCTATATGAAGATACTCCAGCTGCCAAGGCATTTATGGAGATTACTCAAAAACTCGTGAAGAAGCTTGAAGAGATGAAAAAAGAGGAGTAA
- a CDS encoding ABC transporter permease, with translation MPLGAIIEKELRMFFRYPLRVFSAVLIGIVFLLQFVFFGQAVLGGRYSQLLASSTGIGDYPTYALVGYVLWWLSVSPMEAYVWGIRRELQRGTFETNIAAPIRITELLLGLALSWLLMDSVLMMIVFAFGVLIFDISLTFSILLKSLPILLLSFLAFLGFGFIFAGLVMMLKHIGPFAQIFEFAMLFFSGVFFPLNVMPKAIIEFSKVLPLTHSITAIRGIFIGKTYAEIAPSITWLLLLVLVYWLVGYALFRWAERITRVMGYGGY, from the coding sequence ATGCCTCTCGGGGCTATAATCGAAAAAGAGCTTAGAATGTTCTTCCGCTATCCGTTGAGGGTTTTTAGCGCGGTTTTAATTGGTATTGTCTTTCTCCTCCAGTTTGTGTTCTTTGGGCAGGCAGTTCTTGGGGGGAGGTATTCTCAGCTTTTAGCATCTTCAACTGGAATTGGAGACTACCCAACTTATGCACTTGTAGGATACGTTTTGTGGTGGTTGTCTGTCTCTCCAATGGAGGCTTACGTTTGGGGAATTAGGAGAGAACTCCAGAGAGGAACTTTTGAAACCAACATAGCAGCTCCAATAAGAATTACTGAGCTTCTACTTGGCTTAGCTTTGAGCTGGCTCCTCATGGATTCGGTTTTGATGATGATAGTCTTTGCATTTGGAGTTTTAATTTTTGACATTTCTTTAACATTCTCTATTCTGCTGAAGTCTCTGCCAATCTTACTGCTGTCTTTCCTAGCTTTCTTAGGCTTCGGCTTCATTTTCGCTGGGTTGGTCATGATGCTTAAGCACATAGGACCTTTTGCCCAAATCTTTGAATTTGCGATGCTCTTCTTCTCTGGAGTCTTCTTCCCACTCAATGTAATGCCTAAAGCAATAATAGAATTCTCAAAGGTTCTTCCTTTGACTCATTCAATAACTGCCATTAGAGGCATTTTTATTGGAAAGACCTATGCTGAAATTGCTCCATCAATAACTTGGCTTCTCCTTCTAGTTCTTGTTTACTGGCTGGTTGGCTATGCTCTCTTTAGGTGGGCCGAGAGAATAACGAGGGTGATGGGTTATGGCGGTTACTGA
- the tfe gene encoding transcription factor E — MDDREVFFMPRRKNKELIELAMDIGGEEAVEVIKALEKKGEATDEELAEMTGIRVNTVRKILYALYDHQLAEFRRTRDKETGWYYYYWHLETKRLPEIIRSRKMQELKKLKQMLEEETSEIYYQCGTPGHPKLTFDEALEYEFQCPICGKMLQQYDNTKIVEELKKRIAQLEKELGIKK; from the coding sequence TTGGATGATAGGGAGGTCTTTTTCATGCCAAGACGAAAGAACAAGGAGCTCATAGAACTTGCAATGGACATTGGAGGAGAAGAAGCTGTTGAAGTAATTAAGGCTCTCGAAAAAAAAGGTGAGGCTACTGATGAAGAACTCGCTGAGATGACGGGTATAAGGGTAAATACCGTTCGCAAAATCCTCTACGCCCTTTATGATCATCAGCTTGCAGAGTTCAGAAGGACAAGGGACAAAGAGACCGGCTGGTACTACTATTACTGGCACCTAGAGACCAAGAGATTGCCAGAAATAATAAGATCTAGGAAAATGCAAGAACTCAAAAAGCTCAAGCAGATGCTTGAAGAAGAAACGAGTGAAATTTACTATCAGTGTGGAACCCCTGGGCATCCAAAGCTGACTTTTGATGAAGCTTTAGAATATGAGTTTCAATGCCCAATTTGCGGCAAAATGCTCCAGCAGTATGACAACACAAAAATTGTAGAGGAGCTCAAAAAGCGAATTGCACAGCTTGAAAAGGAATTAGGAATTAAGAAGTGA
- the porA gene encoding pyruvate synthase subunit PorA — translation MPMKKVMKGNEAAAWAAKLAKPKVIAAFPITPSTLVPEKISEFVANGELDAEFIKVESEHSAISACVGAAAAGVRTFTATASQGLALMHEILFIAAGMRLPIVMAIGNRALSAPINIWNDWQDTISERDTGWIQFYAENNQEALDLILIAFKVAEDERVLLPAMTGFDAFILTHTVEPVEIPDQELVDEFLGEYKPKHAYLDPKRPITQGTLGFPAHYMEARYTVWEAMENAREVIKEAFEEFEKKFGRKYQMVEEYKTDDAEVIMITMGSLAGTLKEFVDKKREEGVKVGAAKITVYRPFPIEEIRALAKKAKVLAILEKDVSFGSGGAVFADVARSLINEKEKPIILDFIIGLGGRDVTFEQLEEALSIAEKAMKEGVEEDVYWIGLRKEIL, via the coding sequence ATGCCCATGAAGAAGGTTATGAAAGGTAATGAGGCAGCTGCTTGGGCTGCAAAGTTGGCTAAGCCAAAAGTCATTGCTGCGTTCCCAATTACACCATCAACTCTCGTTCCAGAGAAGATTAGTGAGTTTGTTGCCAACGGTGAATTGGATGCTGAGTTCATTAAAGTTGAGAGCGAGCACTCTGCAATTTCAGCATGTGTTGGTGCTGCAGCAGCTGGTGTTAGAACATTCACAGCAACAGCTTCACAAGGTTTAGCTTTGATGCACGAGATCCTCTTCATTGCAGCTGGTATGAGGTTGCCAATCGTTATGGCTATTGGTAACAGAGCACTCTCAGCTCCAATCAACATCTGGAATGACTGGCAGGACACAATTAGTGAGAGAGACACTGGCTGGATTCAATTCTACGCTGAGAACAACCAAGAGGCTTTAGACTTAATCTTGATCGCATTCAAGGTCGCTGAGGATGAGAGGGTCCTCCTTCCAGCAATGACTGGATTCGATGCATTCATTCTAACCCACACAGTTGAGCCTGTCGAAATCCCAGACCAGGAGCTTGTTGACGAATTCTTGGGTGAATACAAGCCAAAGCACGCTTACCTCGATCCAAAGAGACCAATTACTCAGGGAACACTCGGATTCCCAGCTCACTACATGGAGGCCAGATACACAGTGTGGGAAGCAATGGAGAACGCGAGAGAAGTCATTAAGGAAGCCTTTGAGGAGTTTGAGAAGAAGTTTGGAAGAAAGTACCAGATGGTTGAGGAGTACAAGACCGATGACGCTGAGGTTATCATGATAACAATGGGTTCACTCGCTGGAACTCTCAAGGAGTTCGTTGACAAGAAGAGAGAAGAGGGAGTTAAGGTCGGTGCTGCAAAGATTACAGTCTACAGACCATTCCCAATTGAGGAGATTAGAGCTTTGGCTAAGAAGGCAAAGGTCTTGGCAATCCTTGAGAAGGATGTCAGCTTCGGCTCAGGTGGAGCAGTCTTTGCTGATGTTGCAAGATCACTCATCAACGAGAAAGAGAAGCCAATAATCCTTGACTTCATAATCGGTCTTGGTGGAAGAGACGTCACATTCGAGCAGCTTGAGGAAGCATTAAGCATTGCAGAGAAGGCCATGAAAGAGGGTGTTGAGGAGGATGTTTATTGGATTGGCTTAAGGAAGGAGATTTTGTGA
- a CDS encoding 3-methyl-2-oxobutanoate dehydrogenase subunit delta yields the protein MNTLFGEKKAKAEKLVFKSVDEYPEAPISLGTTLINFTGDWRTFIPVVDESKCVKCYICWKFCPEPSIYIKEDGYVAIDYDYCKGCGICANECPTKAITMVREEK from the coding sequence TTGAACACTTTATTTGGGGAGAAGAAGGCAAAAGCGGAGAAGTTAGTATTTAAATCTGTTGATGAGTATCCCGAGGCTCCAATAAGCCTTGGAACCACTTTAATAAACTTCACAGGTGACTGGAGGACTTTCATTCCAGTAGTCGATGAGAGCAAGTGTGTCAAATGTTACATCTGTTGGAAGTTCTGTCCAGAGCCATCAATCTACATCAAAGAAGATGGCTACGTTGCAATAGACTACGACTATTGTAAGGGTTGTGGCATTTGTGCGAATGAGTGCCCAACTAAGGCAATTACAATGGTAAGGGAAGAGAAGTGA